The segment CATTGGCTGAGCAACATCCAGCTTGCCTTGCCTTCGTGGAGGTTGGCCCTCACCGGCTCCCGCTCCACGCTCGCGACGGTCGGCGCCTCGTCTCCCGCGACCAGGTAGGGGGCCATCACCGCGTCCAGCCGCTTCGCGTGAGTGCGGAACTCCCAGCCCAGCATCGCCGCCTTCGACTCTTCCAGGCTTGCCCGGGTGATCGCGTATGGTGCGAAGTCATATTCGACGGGGGCGTCGCGGACGATCGTCGCCAGCCACTTGCTCTTGAACATCTGGTCGACGTTCGGCGCGATCTTCTTCCAAAACTTCTCCTCGACCTCGTCTTGCCGCCTGACCATCTCCTCGACCGGCCCGAACTTTTGGATCAAGAGCTTCGCACTCTTGTCGCCGATGCCCGGGACGCCCGGGATGTTGTCGCTCGTGTCACCCACCAGGGCCTTGTAGTCGGGAACGAATTCGGGGCCGAACCCATACCGCTCGTACACCTGTTCGGGGCCGTAGACAAGGACGTCGGTGACGCCGCGCCTCGTCGTCATCACCCGGACGCTTTCGTCGACGAGCTGCAGGCTGTCCAGGTCGCCCGTGACGATCGTCGTGTCGTATCCGTTTTCTTCTGCCTTCTTGCTGATCGTGCCGACCACGTCGTCCGCTTCGTAACCGACCAGTTCCACATACGGGATCCGGAGGTCGGCGATCAGCTCGCGGCAGGCTTCGAGCTGGGTGCTGAGTTCGGCCGGGGTCTCTCTCCGCGTCCCCTTGTACTCGGCGTAGTCGGTGTGGCGGAACGTTTTGCCCGGTGCGTCGAGGGCGATGACCAGGGCGTCGGGCTTCTGCTCAAAGATGAGCATGAGCATGGCGGTGAAGCCAAAGAGCGCGTTGGTCGGCCGGCCGTCGGCGGTGCTGAGGTATCCGGTGCCGTAGAAGGCCCGGAACAACAGGCTGTATCCGTCGATGATGACGAGCTTCTTCCGGGCCATGGCGGCGGGCAGGTTACCTGCCGGCCCGCGCCCACCGGGGCGCGTCAATAGTGCCAGTCAATGTCCGTCTTGTTCGCGTGCTTGATGATGAAGTCGCGTCGCGGCTCCACCTTGTCGCCCATCAACCGGCTGAACATCAGCTCGATGTCCGTGTCGAACTCGCGGTCGTACTCCACCCTCACGAGCTTGCGGTTTTCCTGCCGCATCGTCGTCTCTTCAAGCTCTTCGGAGTTCATTTCACCCAGACCTTTGAAGCGGGTGACCGACACGTTTTTCTTCTTCTTCAGGGTCTTCAGCAACTCGTCGCGTTCCTCGATGGTCTGCGCATAGTGCCGCTCGTTGTTGCCGACCTTGATGACAAAAAGGGGCGGCTGGGCCAGATAGACGTACCCCTCGGTGATGAGCGGCTTCATGTATCGGTAGAAGAACGTCAGCAAGAGGGTCCTGATGTGTTCGCCGTCCACATCGGCGTCCGTCATGATGATGACCTTGTGATAGCGGAGCTTCTGGAGGTCGAAGTTCTTGCTCTCACCCTTGCCGTTGCCGTTCCCGTTGGCCTGCAGGTCTTCGTCGGTGACGCGTCCCGCCTCGACCGCGATACCCGCCCCTAAGGCAGCGATGAGCGACTTGATCTCCTCGTTGTCGAGGGCCTTGTCCAGGCGCGCCTTTTCGACGTTCAGGATCTTGCCGCGCAAGGGCAGCAACGCCTGGGTGGCCCGGTCGCGGGCCTGCTTCACCGTACCGCCGGCCGAGTCGCCCTCGACCAGGAAGATCTCGCACTGGGTCGGGTCCTTGCTGACACAGTCGCTGAGCTTGCCGGGAAGGCCGAAGCTGTCCATCGCGCTGCTCCGCTTGACCGCTTCGGCGGCCTTGCGGGCCTCTTCACGCGCCCGCTGGGCGAGCATGGCCTTGTCGACGATCCGCTTGCCGACGCTCGGGTTCTCCTCCAAATACGTGGCCAGGCCGTCACCGACCAGCGAGTTGGTCGCACCCTGGACCTCTGGGGTCACGAGCTTGACCTTGTCCTGGGAGTTGTAGCTGGGGTTGGAGAGCTTGAGCGCGATCACGGCGGTCAGGCCCTCGGCGACGTCGTCCGCGGTCAGGTTCTTGTCCTTCTCTTTCAGGAAGTTCATCTTCCGCGCGTAGGCGTTGATCACGCGGGTCATCGCCTGGCTGAACCCGCTGACGTGGGTGCCCCCGTCCGGCTGGTGGATGTTGTTGCTGTAGGCGAGGATGTTGGTGTGGTAGCCCGTGTTGTACTGGATCGCCACCTCGATCTCCATCCCTTCCCTGACCCGGTGGAAGTAGATCGGCTTGTGGATGGCGTCCTCGGCCTCGTTCATGTCTTCGGCCAACTGCACGATGCCCCGGTCGAACTTGAAGACCTCGTTTTCCTCGGGCTCCAAGTCGCTGGTGATCTCCAGCTGGAGCTTCGGGTTCAGGTAGGCGATCTCTTTCATCCGCCGTTTGATGACGTGGATGTCGTGCTTGGTCTCGGTCAAGACCGTCGCGTCGGGCATCCAGTGTTGGGTGGTGCCGGTGCCCTCGGACGTCCCGACCACCTCGACGTCGGTGACGGGGACGCCCTGTTCAAACCTCTGCCGGTAGAGCTTACCGTCGCGCTTGACCGTCGAGACCATCCAGGCCGAGAGCGCGTTGGTGCAACTGACGCCGACGCCGTGCAGGCCACCGGAGACCTTGTAGCCGCCCCCGTCGCCGAACTTGCCGCCGGCGTGGAGCTTGGTCATGACGATCGTCAGGGCGCTGATGCCCTCGTCAGCGTGGATGTCGACGGGGATGCCGCGGCCGTTGTCCTCGTGACTGACCGACCCGTCCGCGTACATATGGACCTTGATGTTGTCGCAGTACCCGGCCAAGGACTCGTCGACACCGTTGTCGAGGACTTCCCGGAACATTTGGTGGAGGCCTTTCCGACCGTTGTCGCCGACGTACATGCCGGGACGGAGCCGTACGGCCTCAAGACCTTCGAGGACACGAATGTTGCTGGCGTCGTAGGTGCCTTCGACCTTCTGGGCTAGCGTCTCGTCTTCCCCGGCCTCGTGAGACTCGACGTGACTCTCGTTCTCGTTGGCGGGCTGGTTCTCGGCGTCGTCTTTGGGTGCGGACATGGTCGGTAAAGAGGGTTTTTGGGCTCGCAATGAACCCAGATGACACCCCCGATTGTACCTGGGCCGGGCCTACCCGGGCGTCGAGTCCCTACCCGCCTGCGTCAGGCCTGACCGTTACCCTGGCCGAGGCGCTTCTCCAGCGCCTCAAGCTGCTCGTCGACGCTCTGCGTCGCCGCCGGGGTGGTCGCCTGAATGTTCGGGGCGGCCAAGCCGAGCTTTTCTTCGAGCTTGCGCAGTTCTTCGTCGGCGGCGAAGTCCATGGCCTGGTCCTCCATGGCCATCATCTTGCCCTGGACGCTGCCCGCCATCATCTCGGTGCGGGCGGCGGCCTCCGCCTGCTTGTCCTTGATGCGGTCGCGGGCGGCGGCGAAGCTACCCTCGTACTCGTTCTCAAAAGTCAGGCCCTCGAGAGCCTTGCTGATCGACGTCTGGATTTGCGCCTGCTTCCACTGGGCCTTCATCGCCAGGGCTTCGGCGGTCTTGCGGCGGACGTCCTCCTCTTGGCGCTTGATCGCGACCTTGACCGTCTCGACCGTCTCGACCGCCTGGGCCAAGGTGGTCTTCAGGGTCTCGATCGTCTGGTCGTTGTTGGCCTTTTCACGCAGGAACTGCTTGGCCAGTTCGCGGTTGCCCTGGCGGAGGGCCGTGCTCGCCTGCTGCTCCAGTTGGGCGCTCTTGCGGTTAGCCTCGTCAAGCATGCCCTGCAAGCGGTTCTTTTGGGTGATCGCTTGGACGGCCTTCTCACGGTTGCCGATCAGGGCCTGCTGCATGTCGCGACGGGCCTGGTCCAGCATGATGTCTGGGTCTTCCAGGTTGTCCATCGTCTTGTTGAACAACGCCTTCAGCCAGTTGAAAAATCGTTTGAACAAAATCGGCACCCCGAGGACGGTCGAACGATTATACAACTTCGGTCGCTGAGGGTTGCCCCAGGCACCCAACGGGGGGCCGACGGCCCCAAAACAATCCGTCAAGTACACTGGGGCGCACATGGGGCTCCGGGTCGCATACGTGCCTGGCCCCACCGCGGCGTCGAAGGTCCAGGCCCAAACTGACTGACCTGAGTGACCCTCCGCATAAGGTCTTGGACCCTCGTCATATCCTCACTCATGTCCCAGGCGATCCGGTATTCCTGTCGAGACCCTCACGTGCGGTGAAGGCGACAATCAAGTAAAGTCCCATGACTTCAGATATGTCGCTGAGAATCGTCTACTTGTACTCAGGGGCGGGAGAAACCAACGTGCAGCGCCTTGAGGCGCTGAAACGCCTGGGGCATTCGGTCGAGTCAATCGCTTGGAAGCCTTTGATGTCAAGCCATGCGAAGGCAGAACTGTTCCATCGCGAGACTGGGGGCGTCTTCTTTGCCCGCCGCTATGACCAGGCCGTTTGGGAGCAAATCAAGGGCCGGGACTTTGACATCCTCTGGGTCGACCACGGAGAGTTCACGTCACCTTGGCTTCTTCGCCGAGTCCGAGACAAGGGCATGAAATCCGTCCTATTCAATGTCGACGATGGTTTTGGCTGGCGCGACAGGTTGCTTTGGACCACGTTTAAGCGCGCGATCAAGGAGTACGACCTGGTCGCGGTGCGGCGCCAACCAAACGTTGGTGAGGCCCTAGCCCGCGGGGCACGGGACGCCATGTTTGTCTGGCGACCGGCCGACGAAATCGCCCATCGACGGCGTGACTTCACGGAGGAAGAGTTGGCCCCCTATCGGTCTGACGTCTTGTTCTTGGGGACGTGGATGAAGGGTCGGGGCGCGTTTCTCAACGAGCTCATTAGGCTCGGCGTGCCGTTGACGATCGTCGGAGGCAGGTGGAACAAGGCCCCCGAGTTTGAGGACCTCAAACCGTACGTCCGGTCAGGCCACACGAAGTCCGACGACGAGTACGCAAAGTGGGTGCAGGCGGCGAAAATCTGTATCGGTCTCCTGTCACATGGCAACCGCGACCTCCATACGGGTCGCAGCATCGAAGTCCCTATGCTCGGCACCGTGCTTTGTGCTGAACGGACGACCGAGCACTTGGAGCTGTACTGCGAAGGCGTGGAGGCGGTGTTCTGGGACGACGCGGCAGAGTGCGCCCAGAAGTGCAAGGAGTTACTGGCTGATCCCGGACGGTTGGCAGCGATGGCCGACGCGGGACTGCGCCGCGTCTACGAAAACAAGACCCTGAACGAGCCGATCCTTGCAAAGATTCTCGATCGGGCGCTACATGGCGACACCAGCGCCGCGAAGAGGTAGACCGGCCCAGAAGCAGGTCCCTT is part of the Fimbriimonadaceae bacterium genome and harbors:
- a CDS encoding glycosyltransferase family 1 protein → MSSHAKAELFHRETGGVFFARRYDQAVWEQIKGRDFDILWVDHGEFTSPWLLRRVRDKGMKSVLFNVDDGFGWRDRLLWTTFKRAIKEYDLVAVRRQPNVGEALARGARDAMFVWRPADEIAHRRRDFTEEELAPYRSDVLFLGTWMKGRGAFLNELIRLGVPLTIVGGRWNKAPEFEDLKPYVRSGHTKSDDEYAKWVQAAKICIGLLSHGNRDLHTGRSIEVPMLGTVLCAERTTEHLELYCEGVEAVFWDDAAECAQKCKELLADPGRLAAMADAGLRRVYENKTLNEPILAKILDRALHGDTSAAKR
- a CDS encoding DNA gyrase subunit B, with the translated sequence MSAPKDDAENQPANENESHVESHEAGEDETLAQKVEGTYDASNIRVLEGLEAVRLRPGMYVGDNGRKGLHQMFREVLDNGVDESLAGYCDNIKVHMYADGSVSHEDNGRGIPVDIHADEGISALTIVMTKLHAGGKFGDGGGYKVSGGLHGVGVSCTNALSAWMVSTVKRDGKLYRQRFEQGVPVTDVEVVGTSEGTGTTQHWMPDATVLTETKHDIHVIKRRMKEIAYLNPKLQLEITSDLEPEENEVFKFDRGIVQLAEDMNEAEDAIHKPIYFHRVREGMEIEVAIQYNTGYHTNILAYSNNIHQPDGGTHVSGFSQAMTRVINAYARKMNFLKEKDKNLTADDVAEGLTAVIALKLSNPSYNSQDKVKLVTPEVQGATNSLVGDGLATYLEENPSVGKRIVDKAMLAQRAREEARKAAEAVKRSSAMDSFGLPGKLSDCVSKDPTQCEIFLVEGDSAGGTVKQARDRATQALLPLRGKILNVEKARLDKALDNEEIKSLIAALGAGIAVEAGRVTDEDLQANGNGNGKGESKNFDLQKLRYHKVIIMTDADVDGEHIRTLLLTFFYRYMKPLITEGYVYLAQPPLFVIKVGNNERHYAQTIEERDELLKTLKKKKNVSVTRFKGLGEMNSEELEETTMRQENRKLVRVEYDREFDTDIELMFSRLMGDKVEPRRDFIIKHANKTDIDWHY
- a CDS encoding PspA/IM30 family protein produces the protein MFKRFFNWLKALFNKTMDNLEDPDIMLDQARRDMQQALIGNREKAVQAITQKNRLQGMLDEANRKSAQLEQQASTALRQGNRELAKQFLREKANNDQTIETLKTTLAQAVETVETVKVAIKRQEEDVRRKTAEALAMKAQWKQAQIQTSISKALEGLTFENEYEGSFAAARDRIKDKQAEAAARTEMMAGSVQGKMMAMEDQAMDFAADEELRKLEEKLGLAAPNIQATTPAATQSVDEQLEALEKRLGQGNGQA